The DNA segment CCAACTATGTGGAACGATTTCGATCCATGGGCCTGAAGGCCGATCTGCTCCCGCTGGGATTCGACCCCCGCATCGAAGAAAGACTGCCCCGGATGGACCGTGACCATGACGTTGTTTTCATCGGTGGCTTCTGCGAACAACACATGCCGCGCACCCTTTTTCTGGAGCAGGTTATCCAGGGACTGGGATCGGATGTCAGCTTTGAATGCATCGGGTATACCGACAGGGATGGATTGGCCCCGGATTCGCCCATTCGCGAACGGCTCAAAGAACCTCTCTGGGGTCTGGATATGTTTGCCACACTCAAGCGAGCCAAGATTGTCCTGAACGCCCATGCGCCATGGGCCGAGGGATATGCCAACAACATGCGCCAGTACGAAGCCACCGGGATGGAAGCATGCTTGCTCACCCACCACGCTCCGAATATCGACGACTTCTTCATTCCCGGCAGGGAAATCGCCACCTATGATTCCGTCCACTCATGTGTCAATGCTCTGCACGGACTCCTTTCGGACACTGCCGGGCGGCAGGAACTGGCGCACAATGGGCATCAAAGGACCATCACCGACCACACCTATGCCGACCGCGCCGCGCAGTTGGCAGGGATGGTTGAGAAACGACTCACCATGAGGGACCGCACATGAGCCATCTTGATGACCATATAGACAAGGCCCGCACCCTTCTCCGCGACGGGCATCCCCGGACCGCCCTTGACGAACTGATCGAAGCCAAAAGATTGCGGGAACCGCGCCAGGGGCTGGATGTGCTCCGCGCAGATTGTTTCCTGGCCATGGGAGAATATGCCCAGGCCCATGAATCTCTGCTGGAAGAGCTGCGGTTTTTCCCTGACAATGCCGTGGCCTGCGAGGCATTGAAGAACCTCCCCGGAGACATGAGCCGAGAGATTACCCACGAAGACTCGGAATTCGAGCCTCTTCTGGCCAAAATTCGCCCGTATACCATGCTCCCGGTCAATCGACTCTACAATCTCTACCTCCGGGCAAAAGAGGTATGTGCGCATGATATTCCCGGTGACTTTGCCGAATTCGGCGTGGCGGGCGGAGGCTCCACAGCCATGCTCGCCGCCGTGATCAGAAACCACTCCAGCCGCCCGCGAACGGTTCACGCCTTTGACACATTCTCGGGGATGCCCGATCCATGCTCTCTCGATTGTCTACACACCGGGACCCCCGCCGACGCCACGGGCTGGGGAGCGGGAACCTGCGCCGCTCCCACCGAATCCCTGCGCACCATCTGCAATCATCTTGGTGTGTTGGATATGGTCAGAATCAATGAAGGTCTCTTTCAGGAGACGCTGCCTTTGGTCAAACAAGACATGACAACGCTGGCTTTGCTGCACGGTGACGCCGATTGGTATGAATCCATGCGGTATATCCTCATGACCTGTTTTGACACCGTGGGCACAGGCGGGGCTGTGATCCTCGACGATTATGGATACTGGGACGGCTGTACCAAAGCCGTCGATGAATTTTTCGCCATCAGCAGACAGACCCCGGAACTGCGTCCCATCAAGGGAGGCGGCGGTGTCTGGCTGCGCAAGGAGTAACCGTGCCCGATATTCTGCATGTCATACGCGGGTATTCCCGAGGCGGAGCCGCAACAGCCATGCTTGGCCTGGCCCGACGTGCCGTGGAAGCTGGTCAGCGCCATGCCATTGCCTCGCTGGTGCCGTCCGACCCCGCCCATGCCGAAACAGCGCGGGCACTCGGCGTTCCGGTCCACGATGTCACCTCTCCAAGCCACTTTGCCACGCTTGCAGACGCATTCGATATCGTCCTCGTCCACTGGTGGAACAGTCCGGAGATGGACACATTCCTCCGTGCGCCCCTGCCCCCCATACGACTCGCTCTCTGGATTCACGTCGGCGGGACCAGTGCGCCCCAGGTCGTTACCAGATCATTGCTTGCCCTCCCTGATATCGCAATCGGCTGCAGCCCGGTGACCCTGGAAGCCATGCAGGACACCTGGAGCGGCACCGACCTGCACATGGTGCTGGCCGGAGCCGAATTCGATCCTCTCAAGGCCGTACAACCACAACCGCATTCGGGGTTCACTGTCGGCTACGTTGGAACAGCCGCCAGCCACAAGATGCATCCGAACTATATATCCATGAGCAGCAAGGCCCGCCTTGAAGATGCCCGGTTCATCGTTTGCGGCGACGGGGAACTGGAGCAACTCCGAGCGCAGGCGGCGGAGACAGCATGCCCGGAGGCTTTCGAGATTCGGGGGTTTGTGGATTCCGTGGCCGATGTTTTTGCCAGCCTTGATGTCTACGGCTACCCCCTGTGTCACGATACCTATGCCGCAGCCGAACTAAATTTGCAGGAAGCCATGTATTGCGGTGTTCCTCCCGTAGTCTTCCCTCATGGCGGCGTCCGTCTGCTGGTGGATCATGGGATCAACGGGCTGGTCGTGGAGAATGAGGCAGACTATGCTCTGGCCCTGGAACAACTCCATGACGACCCGGCCGAACGCCTCCGATTGGGAACCAATGCCCGACGCAAGGCACAGACTGAATTTGGGGCGGAAAATACATTCAAAAACATGGAGAGAGTCTGCCAATCATTGATGGCCCGGCCGAAACAGAGCCGGAGCGGCCTCGGAAACGGAATCGATCCGGCAACGGGATTTGAGCGATTCATGGACTCCCTCGGAGAAAATGATACGATTTTCCGTATCAGCGCGGGATTGACTCCCGGCGACATGGAGCAAGCGGATACCGCCATTGCCAATGCCAGTCCGCTCATGGCGTCACGATGGTCCGGCGGCATCCTGCACTGGGCCAGCGCGTGGCGGGAAGACCCCTGGCTCGCATACTGGTCCGGGCTGGTTCAGGAGAAGAGCGCACCGGACAGGGCGCATGAAGCATTTTGCAAGGCGGAACAGAAGGGACTAAACACCCCCCGCCTCTCCCGCCGCATCAGGCGGACAACAGACGCAACGCACACGAAGGAGTTATGAAGAATGCCCACCATAGACTGGCTCAAACAGGAATTCGACTACGGATACGACTCCGGTGATGTCCTGGCTGAAACTCCCGGAAAAGTCCGGGCCACCGAAGAATCCCGCATCGGCGGCTGCTACAGAACAGTCTTTACCAAGGCGGTTCTGCCACATATGCGCGAGGATTCCACTGTTCTGGAGATCGGTCCCGGTGGCGGTTCCTGGTCCCGTGCCCTGCTGACACATCTTCCCAAAGGCACGCTCCACACTGCCGATTTTCAAGATGTCACTCCATGGCTCAAACCCGAAGAGTACAACGGCAGACTCATCTGCACACAGGTCACAGACAACTCTCTGCGGGAGTTTGAGAACGGCATGTTCGATTTCATCTGGTCATTCGGTGTCCTGTGCCATTGTAATACGGACCTGATAGCCCAGGTACTCAAAGCCTCCTTTGCCAGAGCCGCTTCCGGTGCGACAGCCGTCCATCAATATGCGGACTGGGAAAAGCTCGATGCACTGGGCTGGCCGCAATCCCGCCACATACCGGCTGTTTTTCGCGATATGGAAGATGATGAAATCTGGTGGCCGAGGAATTCCCGGTCAACCATGACCCGTCTGGCCGAAGAGGCCGGGTGGACCGTGAAAAAACCGGATATGGGCCTCCTGGAACGCGATTCCATGATTCTGCTCACACACCCCTAACCCAAGGAAGCCGATGCATTCCACGACACACAAGAACGGCCCGGTCCTGCTCATCAGCCATGAGCTGTCATATACCTTTCCGTTTTCCTATGCGTACCTTGCAGGAGCGCTCAAGGAAGCGGGATTTGTCGTGGAAGTGCTTTTCCGCCCTGGATTGCAGGCGGATTTTCCGAAATTCGTCAAGGAGATACTAGCGCGAAAACCACTCATGGTCGGCCTTGGCAATCTCTATCCCGAACTCTTGCCTATCAAACGGCTCATAGAATTGATGGACACGGGCGGACGAGATTTCCCCATCGTCATAGGTGGGCAGATGGTCTCGCCCACCCCGGAATTCGCACTCCAGATAACCGGAGCGGACATGGGTGTCATCGGTGAGGGAGAACTGACCATGACCAATCTGGCCCGCGCCCTGCGCGATGGCAAAGACCCGGCCTCAGTCAGCGGTATGGTTGTCAGAAATGAGCTGAATTTCATCAATACGGGTCCGGGGGAATACATCAAGGATCTGACCGAACTGCCCGAGATTCCCTTTGAACTTTTCCCGGAAGAACAATGGCTCCAGGTCGGTAAGGTTTTCGTCAATAACCCGCAACCGCAGTGGCGATACGACGATCGGGTCATCTCCATCCACGGAGGGCGGGGATGTCCTTTCCGATGCAATTTCTGCTACCATCACAGCCGTATCCGATACCGCCGTATCGAAGACATGATGCAGGAAGCACAAGAATGGTTGAAGCGGTTTGACGGCAATATGCTCATGTTCAGCGATGATCTGGTGCTGGCCACGCCGAAGCGGGCCGAAAAGCTCGTGGAATTGGTCAGCGGCCTGGACCGCAAGGTTGATTACCGCATCACCTGCCGCTTCGATGTTCTCAGCAAAATAGACGATCACCTGCTGAGAGAAATGAAACGGACCGGATTGCGCATCATGGCTCTCGGCATCGAATCCGGCAGTCAACGAATCCTCGACATCATGGACAAACGCATCACCGTGGATCAGATCAGGGATGGAGTCCGACGGTTGGCGGAAAACGGCATTTTCGCTTCAGGCAATTTCATGTTCGGCCAGATTTCAGAAACCCGCGAGGATGGAGACGCTTCCATAGCCCTGATGCAGGACCTGTGCAAACTGCACAAACATATTCAACTCTCCTCGACGATTGCCACGCCTTTCCCTGGCTCGGGGCTCTGTGACTATGCACTGGAAAAAGGACTGATAAAGGACCAGCAGGACCTGTTCGACCGCTTCAATTCCTTTGTGGATATCTCGGTCAACCTGTCAGACATGAGTGATGAAGAGCTCCTGGATCTAAAACGACAATTTGACACAGGATACAGGGAAGCCCGAACCAATTCCTCAGGAGCCATGACAGCCATGGTCGAAAATTCCATACGCAGACTGGGCGGGCTGGATATGAAGCTGCGCCGACGCCTGTTCAGCGACCACCCAGAAACACCCCCATCCTGGTACAGCAACACCTATGACCTGGCACAACGAACACTGGGGAAATTGCAATTATCCCTACGTGGCATCTCTCGTTTTGAGACCATATAGATTCAAGAGAGTTCAAGAGTAAACACAGAACCACGGCAGAACATCACAAGCCTGCTTCTGCCACAATGAGTATCAGGCCAGCAACCAATCGGGCGAGGGCATATTTCATCGTCCCAAAAGCCACGAGACCAGGGCAAACGCGCTGCACACCCGAGGTTCCTGTCCGTGCACGTACGGCTCCATGTGAAAGAAAAGTCCCTTTCCAACGCCACAATCTCACGGAGAACCTTTATGGACGGACAGAAGATTCTCCGTGCTCTAAAGTCATTGGACAGACATACCGATTAATCAACAAGTAAATGGTTTGTCCTTTTTTTCTCAGAAGCTTCCTTGTTGAAAAAAAGAGATTCAACCCGTTCTCATTGGATTTCCAAGCCAGGACTCGATATGTTCTTTTTTTAAAATTGTTCAAGTAGTAAATAAGTGATATATCGTGATTCACCACAACGAAGTACAACAAGGAGCGCAGGATGGCCTATAATTTGCACCAAATCACACCTGTGCCAAGCTCTTGAGCTTCACCCCGGAACATTTTAAGACCAAATGATTTATTGTAAAAGATGACAATAAGATACACTACTCGATATCAGCCAGGCGACAACACAGGCCATGAATTGTCCCAAGCGGTCATTCTTGCCGGGGGACTTGGTACCCGTTTGCGTCCGTTTACCGAGAACAACCCCAAGCCAATGATTCCCGTGTGTGGCCGACCTTTTCTTGACCGGCTCTTGGAACAGGTCAGGGACCAAGGGATTTCCCGCGTCCTTCTGCTGCTCGGGTATCTTCCAGACATCATCATGGACCACGTGGGCGACGGCAGTCGATTCGGACTGGAGGTGACCTATTCGATCTCGGATGTGAACAATGACACCGGCCGGCGCCTCAAGCTTGCCCGCCCCATGCTTGATGACCATTTCCTGCTCATGTACTGCGACAATTTTCTCCCCGTGGACGTGAGCGCCATGTGGCACCAGTACAAGCAGAGCAACACACGCTGCCAGATCACGGTCTATGCCAATGACGACGGCTACACGAAGGACAATCTTCGGCTCGATGCAGATCACATGGTCGAAACATACGACAAGACCCGGCAGGCAGAGGATCTCGAAGGCGTGGACATAGGCTACGCCATCGTCGCCAGAAATGTCGTGGATGCCCTGCCTGAAGAGAATGTCAATTTCGAGGCCTGCGCCTATCCCGCATTAATCGAAGAACGCAGGTTGGGAGGGTTTCTGACCGGCCATCGGTACTACAGTATCGGCAGCCATGAGCGCCTGCCGCAGACGGAACGCTTTTTCGCACACCCCCGCGCCATCATTCTGGATAGGGACGGAGTGCTCAACGTCAAACAACCTCGCGCCTGCTATGTGACCACACCGGAGCAGTTCCAGTGGATTCCCGGCTCACGTGAGGCCGTCAAACTGTTCACCGATGCCGGGTACCTGATCTTTCTGATTACCAACCAGGCCGGAATCGCCCGAGGTGTCATGACCGAAGACGATTTGGAACGGGTCCATGCCACCATGCTGGCAGACCTGCGCGACATCGGGGCAAACATCGACGCCATCTATTACTGCCCCCACGGATGGGATGAGGGATGTTCCTGTCGTAAGCCCGCGCCGGGTATGCTTTTCACCGCCCAACGGGAATTTGACCTGAATTTGCAAAAAGCCGTGTTCATCGGCGACGACGAAAGGGATATGGAAGCCGGGCTCCGAGCCGGATGCCCTTCCATCCTAGTCACGGACGATATACCTCTGATCGAGGTGGCTCGCCACCTTCTGGAAAGCAACCGCAACCCACATGAGAAACGATGACCACCACCAATGACATCAAGACCGTTCTTGTCACCGGCAACCTCGGCTACATCGGCACGGTACTGACCCCGATCCTGTCCGACCTGGGCTATACCGTCCACGGACTCGATACCGAATTCTACGATGAAACCTGCCAACTTTATCCTTTCGCCTCCGGGGTCGACAAACAGGTGCGCAAGGATGTGCGAGATGTGGAACCTGCCGATTTCGAGGGCGTGGACGCCGTGATCCACCTCGCGTCTCTCTCCAACGATCCGCTGGGCGAATTCGATCCATCTATCACCGAAGCAATCAACTACACCGCGACCATGCGCGTGGCCGACTGCGCCCGCACAGCCGGAGCCAGTCGATTCGTCTATGCGTCATCCCAGAGCATGTACGGTGTTTCCGACACCAGTGTGGAATTGGACGAAGACGACTCCGAAAAAAATCCGGTAACCGCATATGCCAAGACCAAATGGCGCGCCGAATGCGAACTGCGCGATATGGTGGATGACCGGTTCCTGACGACTTTTTTTCGCCCCTCCACGGTCTTCGGAGCCAGCCCCAGACTGCGGTGCGATATCGTTTTCAACAACCTCGTGGCCTGCGCGCACACCACCAACCGGGTGGAAATCATGAGCGACGGCACCCCATGGCGACCGGTCATCCACATCCGCGACGTTTGTTCGGCCTTTATTTCCGGTCTGACTGCCCCGCGTGAAACAGTGGCAGGACGCGCTTTCAACGTGGGCATCGAAAACGGTAACTTCACCGTGCGCGATCTGGCCGAAGCCGCTCAACGGGCCGTGCCGGGCAGTGACCTCGTCTTCACGGGAGAACATGTCGATTCTCGCACCTATCGAGTGGGGTTCAATCGCATTCTGACCGAACTCAAGGGACACTTCATGCCCGAATGGGGGCTGGACCGGGGAGGGCAGGAACTCGTCGAACTATTCAAGCGTGTCTCCCTGACCGAAGAGGATTTTCGCGGCGAAAAATGCATTCGCCTGATGCGTCTGAAAAATCTTATTTCACAAGGCCAATTGGACAGCAACCTGCGCTGGAAGGAGTAACCCTGTGGATGCCATTACCCACTGCCGTGGATGTGAGTGTTCGGATATCACCCCGTTTTTCGACCTCGGAGACCTGCCCTTGGCCAACGGATTGGTCTCTCCGGGCACTGCTGAACCGGACGCCCGATACCCACTCTCCCTGTCATTCTGCCCTGAATGCGGCCTGGTCCAACTGAATCACACCGCTGATCCCGAGGAGCTTTTCTCCCAGTATGTCTGGGTAACCGGGACATCGGCCACAGCCCAGAGCTATGCACGGCTTTTTCGAGACCGTGCTTTTGAACGAATCCATCGCACCGAAACGCCTCTGGCTCCAAAGGGCAGTTTCATTGTGGAAGTGGCCAGCAATGACGGCACCTTTCTCAGACCTTTTCAAGAAGCGGGAAGCAGGGTTCTCGGCATTGATCCGGCCAACAATATTGTCAAGGCCGCCAATGAACAGGGTATTCCCACCCGGTGCGATTTCTTCGGCGAGACCGTGGCCCGCGAGGTCGTGACCGAACACGGCCACCCGGACATCGTCTTTGCCCGCAACGTCATTCCCCATGTGGCGAATCTGCACGACTTTGCCGAAGGCCTGCGGGTCTGTCTGGAGGGCGGCGGAATCCTGGCGGCGGAGGTGCACTACGCAAAAGAAATCCTGGAAAACCTACACTACGACTCCATTTATCACGAACACTTGTGTTATTTCACACTAAAAAGCTTCGAAGCCCTCCTGGCCCGACACGGTATGTTCGCCTTTGATCTCGAAAGCAGCCCCATCAGCGGCGGGTCCATCGTGGTCTACGCCTCCCTTGAAAAACGCCCTCGCTCGCATCAGCTCGACGCCTTTGCCAAAGCCGAAGCAGACTGCGCCACCAATGAATTGACGAGCTGGAACCAGTTTGCCGCCACAGCCATCGACCACCGGGACCACCTCGTGGACATGATCCATGATGCGCTGGACAGAGGTCATGTCCTCATCGGATACGGTGCTTCGGCTCGCAGCTCCACCCTACTCAACTTTTGCGGCATCGGCCCGGACATGCTCCCGGTCATAGCCGACCAAAGCCCCTTGAAGCACGGTTTGTTGACCGCCGGGAATCGCATCCCCATCGTTGCCCCGGACACGGCCATGGAATCCATACCTGATACCGTGGTCATACTGGCCTGGAACTTTCTGGAAGAGATCGCGGGAATCCTGCGAGACACATACGGATTTACGGGAAAGATACTGGCGCCCCTGCCTTTTCCCCCCACCATGACCACAGCAGACGAGGTGTGCCGTGACTGACCAGACCTGCGCCATCGATGGCGTGATCATCCGCCCCCTGCGCCGCATTCCGGACGAGCGAGGCACCATCATGCACGGCGTGCGTGACGACAATGCCCTGAGCCACATGGGAGAAGTCTACTTCAAACGGTTGTACGCCGGGGTCGTCAACGGCTGGCACGCCCATGAAACATTGGAGCTGAACTACATCTGTCTGACCGGCATGATCAAACTGGTGCTCTATGACCTGCGCAAGGAATCCCCGACCAAAGGGGCATTGCAGGAGATATATTTTGGCGACGACAACTACTGCATGGTTCACGTGCCGCCCGGCATCGCCAATGGCTCCAAGGGCATGGCCAAGCCATGGTCACTGATGTGCAACGTGGCATCCCATGCCCACGACCCCTCTCTCAAATATCGCAGGATTGATCCCCATTCGGGTGAAATTCCATATGATTGGGCACGAAAGGACTTTTAACCATGCGGATTCTGGTGACCGGAGCAACCGGATTCATAGGGAGCCACCTCATCCCCCTGCTTCTCGGGCACGGGCATGAGGTCATCGGTGTTTTCCGGCACACCGTGGGCACTGCCGCCAGTCCCATGATACGAGCGGACCTGAACTCCGGGGAAGCTGTCACACGGCTCATGGAATCCAGCCGTCCCGATGCCCTGGTTCATCTGGCATGGGAAGGATTGCCCGATTATTCCTATGCCATGTCCCGTCGAAATCTCGATGCTTCCCTGCGACTGTTCGAGGCCGCCAACCGGGCAGAGGTCGACCATATAGTGAGTTCCGGCAGTTGTTGGGAATACGCCGCCCCGACCGGGAAAACAGCGGAGGACGCTCCCCTGGCCCATGACGCACCGTTTCAGGCGGCCAAGAATGCCGCGTTTTTCATGGGGAACGGACTCGCCACCGCGTCGGACAGTCGATTTCACTGGCTGCGCCTTTTTTTCGTTTACGGACCAGGCCAACGACACAGGTCCCTTCTGCCCCATGTGGTTGATACCCTGTCACGCGGGGAACAACCGGATATCCGATCGCCGCAGGCCATGCAGGATTTCATCCATGTCTCGGATGTCGCCCGCGCTTTTGCCATGGTGCTGGACACGCCTCCGCCAAACGGCGCATATAACGTCGGATCAGGCGAGGCCACCGCAGTGTGGCGTATGGCAGAGACTGCACGCAAAGCCCTCGGCATATCCGCTCCGCTCTATGATCCGATTCCTGTCGAGACCGA comes from the Pseudodesulfovibrio piezophilus C1TLV30 genome and includes:
- a CDS encoding glycosyltransferase family protein, which produces MTFVILTFNYIPFIESLYRANPDLRDMPYAEQLETIHVASFGTADFYSHGLRAQGHEATDIIWNNEILQLTWCREYAPDLVERFSTRQDTTAWLMEVMLRQIEAVHPDALFQIPVYDFPPEIMEQLKSLTRLYIGQCAYPLREDRSLHPFDLMLSSLPNYVERFRSMGLKADLLPLGFDPRIEERLPRMDRDHDVVFIGGFCEQHMPRTLFLEQVIQGLGSDVSFECIGYTDRDGLAPDSPIRERLKEPLWGLDMFATLKRAKIVLNAHAPWAEGYANNMRQYEATGMEACLLTHHAPNIDDFFIPGREIATYDSVHSCVNALHGLLSDTAGRQELAHNGHQRTITDHTYADRAAQLAGMVEKRLTMRDRT
- a CDS encoding TylF/MycF/NovP-related O-methyltransferase, with product MSHLDDHIDKARTLLRDGHPRTALDELIEAKRLREPRQGLDVLRADCFLAMGEYAQAHESLLEELRFFPDNAVACEALKNLPGDMSREITHEDSEFEPLLAKIRPYTMLPVNRLYNLYLRAKEVCAHDIPGDFAEFGVAGGGSTAMLAAVIRNHSSRPRTVHAFDTFSGMPDPCSLDCLHTGTPADATGWGAGTCAAPTESLRTICNHLGVLDMVRINEGLFQETLPLVKQDMTTLALLHGDADWYESMRYILMTCFDTVGTGGAVILDDYGYWDGCTKAVDEFFAISRQTPELRPIKGGGGVWLRKE
- a CDS encoding glycosyltransferase family 4 protein, which encodes MPDILHVIRGYSRGGAATAMLGLARRAVEAGQRHAIASLVPSDPAHAETARALGVPVHDVTSPSHFATLADAFDIVLVHWWNSPEMDTFLRAPLPPIRLALWIHVGGTSAPQVVTRSLLALPDIAIGCSPVTLEAMQDTWSGTDLHMVLAGAEFDPLKAVQPQPHSGFTVGYVGTAASHKMHPNYISMSSKARLEDARFIVCGDGELEQLRAQAAETACPEAFEIRGFVDSVADVFASLDVYGYPLCHDTYAAAELNLQEAMYCGVPPVVFPHGGVRLLVDHGINGLVVENEADYALALEQLHDDPAERLRLGTNARRKAQTEFGAENTFKNMERVCQSLMARPKQSRSGLGNGIDPATGFERFMDSLGENDTIFRISAGLTPGDMEQADTAIANASPLMASRWSGGILHWASAWREDPWLAYWSGLVQEKSAPDRAHEAFCKAEQKGLNTPRLSRRIRRTTDATHTKEL
- a CDS encoding methyltransferase domain-containing protein, which gives rise to MPTIDWLKQEFDYGYDSGDVLAETPGKVRATEESRIGGCYRTVFTKAVLPHMREDSTVLEIGPGGGSWSRALLTHLPKGTLHTADFQDVTPWLKPEEYNGRLICTQVTDNSLREFENGMFDFIWSFGVLCHCNTDLIAQVLKASFARAASGATAVHQYADWEKLDALGWPQSRHIPAVFRDMEDDEIWWPRNSRSTMTRLAEEAGWTVKKPDMGLLERDSMILLTHP
- a CDS encoding B12-binding domain-containing radical SAM protein — its product is MHSTTHKNGPVLLISHELSYTFPFSYAYLAGALKEAGFVVEVLFRPGLQADFPKFVKEILARKPLMVGLGNLYPELLPIKRLIELMDTGGRDFPIVIGGQMVSPTPEFALQITGADMGVIGEGELTMTNLARALRDGKDPASVSGMVVRNELNFINTGPGEYIKDLTELPEIPFELFPEEQWLQVGKVFVNNPQPQWRYDDRVISIHGGRGCPFRCNFCYHHSRIRYRRIEDMMQEAQEWLKRFDGNMLMFSDDLVLATPKRAEKLVELVSGLDRKVDYRITCRFDVLSKIDDHLLREMKRTGLRIMALGIESGSQRILDIMDKRITVDQIRDGVRRLAENGIFASGNFMFGQISETREDGDASIALMQDLCKLHKHIQLSSTIATPFPGSGLCDYALEKGLIKDQQDLFDRFNSFVDISVNLSDMSDEELLDLKRQFDTGYREARTNSSGAMTAMVENSIRRLGGLDMKLRRRLFSDHPETPPSWYSNTYDLAQRTLGKLQLSLRGISRFETI
- a CDS encoding HAD-IIIA family hydrolase — protein: MTIRYTTRYQPGDNTGHELSQAVILAGGLGTRLRPFTENNPKPMIPVCGRPFLDRLLEQVRDQGISRVLLLLGYLPDIIMDHVGDGSRFGLEVTYSISDVNNDTGRRLKLARPMLDDHFLLMYCDNFLPVDVSAMWHQYKQSNTRCQITVYANDDGYTKDNLRLDADHMVETYDKTRQAEDLEGVDIGYAIVARNVVDALPEENVNFEACAYPALIEERRLGGFLTGHRYYSIGSHERLPQTERFFAHPRAIILDRDGVLNVKQPRACYVTTPEQFQWIPGSREAVKLFTDAGYLIFLITNQAGIARGVMTEDDLERVHATMLADLRDIGANIDAIYYCPHGWDEGCSCRKPAPGMLFTAQREFDLNLQKAVFIGDDERDMEAGLRAGCPSILVTDDIPLIEVARHLLESNRNPHEKR
- a CDS encoding NAD-dependent epimerase/dehydratase family protein; translated protein: MTTTNDIKTVLVTGNLGYIGTVLTPILSDLGYTVHGLDTEFYDETCQLYPFASGVDKQVRKDVRDVEPADFEGVDAVIHLASLSNDPLGEFDPSITEAINYTATMRVADCARTAGASRFVYASSQSMYGVSDTSVELDEDDSEKNPVTAYAKTKWRAECELRDMVDDRFLTTFFRPSTVFGASPRLRCDIVFNNLVACAHTTNRVEIMSDGTPWRPVIHIRDVCSAFISGLTAPRETVAGRAFNVGIENGNFTVRDLAEAAQRAVPGSDLVFTGEHVDSRTYRVGFNRILTELKGHFMPEWGLDRGGQELVELFKRVSLTEEDFRGEKCIRLMRLKNLISQGQLDSNLRWKE
- a CDS encoding class I SAM-dependent methyltransferase, giving the protein MDAITHCRGCECSDITPFFDLGDLPLANGLVSPGTAEPDARYPLSLSFCPECGLVQLNHTADPEELFSQYVWVTGTSATAQSYARLFRDRAFERIHRTETPLAPKGSFIVEVASNDGTFLRPFQEAGSRVLGIDPANNIVKAANEQGIPTRCDFFGETVAREVVTEHGHPDIVFARNVIPHVANLHDFAEGLRVCLEGGGILAAEVHYAKEILENLHYDSIYHEHLCYFTLKSFEALLARHGMFAFDLESSPISGGSIVVYASLEKRPRSHQLDAFAKAEADCATNELTSWNQFAATAIDHRDHLVDMIHDALDRGHVLIGYGASARSSTLLNFCGIGPDMLPVIADQSPLKHGLLTAGNRIPIVAPDTAMESIPDTVVILAWNFLEEIAGILRDTYGFTGKILAPLPFPPTMTTADEVCRD
- a CDS encoding dTDP-4-dehydrorhamnose 3,5-epimerase family protein — encoded protein: MTDQTCAIDGVIIRPLRRIPDERGTIMHGVRDDNALSHMGEVYFKRLYAGVVNGWHAHETLELNYICLTGMIKLVLYDLRKESPTKGALQEIYFGDDNYCMVHVPPGIANGSKGMAKPWSLMCNVASHAHDPSLKYRRIDPHSGEIPYDWARKDF
- a CDS encoding NAD-dependent epimerase/dehydratase family protein, whose translation is MRILVTGATGFIGSHLIPLLLGHGHEVIGVFRHTVGTAASPMIRADLNSGEAVTRLMESSRPDALVHLAWEGLPDYSYAMSRRNLDASLRLFEAANRAEVDHIVSSGSCWEYAAPTGKTAEDAPLAHDAPFQAAKNAAFFMGNGLATASDSRFHWLRLFFVYGPGQRHRSLLPHVVDTLSRGEQPDIRSPQAMQDFIHVSDVARAFAMVLDTPPPNGAYNVGSGEATAVWRMAETARKALGISAPLYDPIPVETDHDPFRADCTRLGEATGWHPELNLENGIAHYVKQRRHTS